TCGCCTGGCTGCTCTTCCTCCCGGCGCTCAGCCTCCTCCTCTACGCCCCACCGGCCCTCGGCGCCTTCACCGCCTCCCGCGAGACACCCAAGGCCGTCGCGGAGGAGGACCACTTCGACCCGCTGCCGGCGACCTCGCCCCTGCCGATCACCCTCACCGACTTCACGCAGCGCGTGCAGCAGGACCGCGAGCGGGCCATCGAGGGACGCACGGTGCAGATGACGGGTTTCGTCACCCCGGCCGGGGACGGCGACGGCTGGTACCTGACCCGGCTCATGCTCAGCTGCTGCGCGGCGGACGCCCAGTCGGTGAAGGTCCGCATCCACGGCGTCCAGGCTCCGCCGGCCGACACGTGGGTGACCCTGACCGGCACCTGGCACCCGTCCGGCACCCTGGGCACGAAGTCGGCCGCGGCCGCGCTGGACGCCCACACCCTGAAGAAGATCCCGAAGCCGACGAACGGCTACACGGACGCCCTGCCGCTGACCCCGCCCTGACGGCTCTCCCGGCGGCCCTCACACGGCTCGGCTCAGGGCCACACCAGGCAGTACGGCTGATGCCCCGCCTCATGGAGCCGCTTCGAGAAGTCCTGCCACTCGTGCAGCAGCTGGTAGACGTTGAACGCGTCCCGCGGTCCGCCCCGGTCCGGGACCGTCGACCAGATGAAGGCCGCCGCGCCCACCGCCTCCTCGCCGATGCCGCGGAGGGGGTCGACGACGGTCATGGGGAGTTTGACCACGGCGTAGTCGGGGTGCAGCACGACCAGTTCGAGCGGCGGGACCTTGTGGAGGGGGACCCCTTCGATGCCGGTCAGCACCATCGCGGCCATCGTCTCCGGCTTGATCTTGGTGAACATGCCGTTCATGCCGAGCTCGTCGCCGCCCAGTTCCTCGGGGCGCATCGAGATCGGGACGCGGGCCGCCGTCGCACCGTCCGGCGCGCCGAAGTACTTGTACGTCACCCCCACCCGACCACCATTCCTGCTCCCGGCCCGGAGTCGGTCGTCCCGCTCGGGCTCTCCCGGCACACCCTGTGTCCGACGTGCTTCGGGCGCGTCCTCCGCGTCGCGTCGGTGCCTTCCCCGCCGGGCGCGTCGAGGACCCAGGTCGTCAGTCCCCTCGCCCAGTCCGCCACCGCGATGCATATCTCCACCCGACTGCTTTTCTAGGACGCGTGGCCCCGGCCGCGCAACCCGATCATCGTGTCAGTGACCTCCCCCACGGCCGCGCGCCGAAACGTGCGTCGAAACACCGGTCCGCAGGATCTTCGCAGCCCCTGAACACCATGCCCCGCAAGAGCTGTGTGTATCAGGTCTCAGTTTCGCAGACGGCAGGGGGTGGAGGAGGATCGATCACGGGGTGCCGCGTCCTACCCTGAGGGAGTCATTGGCAACCGGAAGTCCGAGAAGTCGGAGAAGTCGCAGGTCATGAGCGAACTGCCCTATTCATACGAAGCGCCTGTCTCGCAGGCTCTATTCGACCGTGCGGCCGCCGTCACGCCTGGCGGCGTCAACTCCCCGGTGCGCGCCTTCCGCGCCGTGGGCGGTACGCCCCGGTTCATGGTGTCCGGCAGCGGGCCGTATCTGACGGACGCGGACGGACGCGAGTACGTCGACCTCGTGTGCTCCTGGGGGCCCATGATCCTCGGGCACGCCCACCCGGAGGTGATCGCCGCCGTGCAGGAGGCGGTCGCACGCGGGACGTCCTTCGGGACGCCCGGCGAGGGTGAGGTCGCCCTCGCCGAGGAGATCGTCGACCGGATCGGGCCGGTCGAGCAGGTGCGGCTGGTGTCCAGCGGCACCGAGGCGACCATGTCCGCCATCCGGCTCGCCCGCGGCTTCACCGGGCGGTCCAAGGTGATCAAGTTCGCCGGGTGCTACCACGGGCACGTCGACGCGCTGCTCGCCGCCGCGGGCAGCGGCCTGGCGACGTTCGCGCTGCCGGACACCCCGGGCGTCACCGGCGCCCAGGCCGGCGACACCATCGTCCTGCCGTACAACGACCTCGAAGCCGTGCACGC
This region of Streptomyces chromofuscus genomic DNA includes:
- a CDS encoding TIGR03943 family putative permease subunit, which translates into the protein MKRPLQITLLALSGLGVLHASLFSDLYLRYVKEGMRPLLIGSGLLLLGLAVAEAWWGRKDAEQPEEAEGGKGGRAGNGHERHAGFEDGHERHAGFEDGHERHAGFEDGHERHAGFEDGHERHAGFEDGHERHAGFEDGHERHAGHGHDHSHTPKVAWLLFLPALSLLLYAPPALGAFTASRETPKAVAEEDHFDPLPATSPLPITLTDFTQRVQQDRERAIEGRTVQMTGFVTPAGDGDGWYLTRLMLSCCAADAQSVKVRIHGVQAPPADTWVTLTGTWHPSGTLGTKSAAAALDAHTLKKIPKPTNGYTDALPLTPP